AATGCCTTTGACCAGGCGATGGTCCGCCTGGCGCAGGAAGCCCGGCTGCTGAATAATCCGCCGCCTTTCCCGCTTAATATTGACGAGACCAACCGTGTCATGGCATTCCACCGCGGCGGTCTGGTATTTGTGTTCAACTGGTCCGGGGACAAGGCTATCATGGATTACATGCTGCCTGTTCCTCAGAAGGGGGAATGGCGGGTCGTGCTGGATACGGACAGCGCCCGTTTCGGCGGTTTCGGGAGGCAGGATGTTTCCATGCCGCATTTTACGGATGAGGACGGGAACCTTTCCCTGTACCTGCTGCCGCGTACGGCCCTGGTCCTGAAAAGGGCAGGTTCCGCCGTCATGGCCCGCCGCCTGGGGCGGGAGGATTAGCGTGCGGCCTCAAAAAAACTGGCGGGTTGTTGATCCGTCCATGAAAGGGGCGTGCGGGACGGGCCAGCGTACCGGGCGCGGGATGAATAGGCGCTCTCCCTGCCGGAACGTGTCCGGCAGGCTGTTACCAATTTGCGGGAAGCTCCCGCAGAGGAGGCGCTCCTGAATCCGCCTTTTTCAGGCGGATGGTCAGGATGTCCGTTTTGAAGTCCTTGGACTTCTCGTTATTGCGGCCCCACAAAATGGCCCCTTGCGTGGTCATTTCCGGATAAAACGTTTTTTCCGTGGAAAGGAAGCCGGGTTTATCCGCCGCAACGTGCACGGGCTTGTGCCTGTTCAGGGAGAGCGTGACGGGGGCCTGGCCGGCGTAATCTCCGTTCACGCGCAGGCTGGCTCCGGAAGGAATGCTGCGGATGGTGATGTCCCGGGAAGAGCTGCTGCATGAGAGGCTTGCGCCGCAGAATGCGGAGAGCAGGAGAAGATGCGGGAAAAGGCCGTGAGTCATTGCTCTGGAAAAAATCAATGGTGTTCCGCCATTTTCATGGCGGCCTGCTTAATCTGGACCGCCATGGAGTTGAGGGCGTTAGCCCTGGTGGGCGCCAGGTGGTCTTTCAGGCCGGTTTTGTCCAGCTTGGACATGTCCGCCTTCAGGATTTCTTCCGGAGGCAGACCGGAAAGCAGCCGGATGAAGACGGCAATGAGGCCCTTGGTGATGAGGGAATCGCTGTCTGCGTACAGTTTCAGCACGCCGTTGTCCGGTTCCGTGTGCAGCCACACGCGGGATTGGCATCCCTTGATGAGGGAGTCCTCCGTTTTGTAGGCTTCCTCCAGCCTGGGCAGTTTTTTCCCCAGGCTGATGATGTATTCGTAGCGTTCCGTCCAGTCCTGGAACAAGTCCAGTTCATCCAGCAGGTCTTGCAGGCGTTCTTCGTAGTTCATGGCTCGGAGATTGGGTAGGATGAGCCGGGCGGGTTATCCCCGGCGGGCGTCCGCAAGCGTGGCGAGCACGGCTTTCTGGGCATGCACCCTGTTTTCCGCTTCCCGGAAGATAACGGGAGCAAAATGTTCCAGCACGTCTTCCGTGATTTCCTTGCCGCGGTAGGCGGGCAGGCAGTGGAAAACGGAATGGCCGGCGGCGGCGTGTTCCAGCAGCTCCCTGTTCACCTGGTAGGGATAGAAGTGTTTTTCCTTGGACAGCCCTTCCGATTCCTGGCCCATGGAAAGCCAGACGTCCGTGTTGATGACGGAAGCGCCCTTGACGGCTTCCACGGGGTCCGTGGTAAAGATGACGTTCTCGCAGTCCAGATGCCTGCGGAAGTCTTCCAGGGGAAGATAATTGGTGGGGGCGCCGATGGCGAGCGTAAAGCCCAGCCTCTTGGCCGCCCACATCCAGGAGCGGGACATGTTGTTGTCCCCATCCCCCACGAAGGCGATTTTCATATCCTTCCAGGAGCCGGGACCGTAGATTTCCTCAATGGTAAGCAGGTCCGCCAGGATCTGGCAGGGGTGCTCCTCGTCCGTCAGGGCATTGATGGTGGGAATGCCGGAAAAACTGGCGAATTCCTCCACCTCCTGCTGCCCGTACGTACGGATGGCGGCGCCGTGAATCATACGTCCCAACACTCGGGCCGTATCCTTGATGGGCTCTCCGCGCCCAAGCTGGATGTCATGGACGGAAAGGAACATGGGGCGGCCCCCCAGTTCGCTGATGCCTACTTCAAAGGAAACACGGGTGCGGGTGGAGGATTTGGAAAAGATGAGCGCCCAGGTCTGCCCCTTCAGGGGGAGGCGTTCGTGATGGCCGCGTTCCGCCTTAAGCCGGTGGCCCAGGGCGAGCAGGCCCCGGATTTCGTCTCCGGTAAGCTGTTCGATGGAAAGGAGGTTGTTCATGGTTTTTGAAAGGGAATTAAAAACGGGAAAGCCGCACCATACTCCCTGTTTTCTTAAAAGAAAAGGGAATAATGCGGCTTTCCAGGCAGGGGTGGAGATGCCTTTACAGCCTGGCCGCCGCCTGGTCCGGCCACGGTACGGGAGCACCTTCACGGGCTCCGGCGGGATTATTCTTTTTGTAGGTGGGCATTTGGGCCTTGCGCTCCTTGAGCAGGGCGGTCATGGTCCTGGCCATGGTCTTAACGCGTTC
This region of Akkermansia muciniphila genomic DNA includes:
- a CDS encoding PEGA domain-containing protein, with amino-acid sequence MTHGLFPHLLLLSAFCGASLSCSSSSRDITIRSIPSGASLRVNGDYAGQAPVTLSLNRHKPVHVAADKPGFLSTEKTFYPEMTTQGAILWGRNNEKSKDFKTDILTIRLKKADSGAPPLRELPANW
- a CDS encoding SufE family protein, whose amino-acid sequence is MNYEERLQDLLDELDLFQDWTERYEYIISLGKKLPRLEEAYKTEDSLIKGCQSRVWLHTEPDNGVLKLYADSDSLITKGLIAVFIRLLSGLPPEEILKADMSKLDKTGLKDHLAPTRANALNSMAVQIKQAAMKMAEHH
- the argF gene encoding ornithine carbamoyltransferase, producing the protein MNNLLSIEQLTGDEIRGLLALGHRLKAERGHHERLPLKGQTWALIFSKSSTRTRVSFEVGISELGGRPMFLSVHDIQLGRGEPIKDTARVLGRMIHGAAIRTYGQQEVEEFASFSGIPTINALTDEEHPCQILADLLTIEEIYGPGSWKDMKIAFVGDGDNNMSRSWMWAAKRLGFTLAIGAPTNYLPLEDFRRHLDCENVIFTTDPVEAVKGASVINTDVWLSMGQESEGLSKEKHFYPYQVNRELLEHAAAGHSVFHCLPAYRGKEITEDVLEHFAPVIFREAENRVHAQKAVLATLADARRG